Genomic segment of Deltaproteobacteria bacterium:
AAACGAGGGGTCTTTACAGAGATTATTCTGGGGGATTCTGCCAAGACCGATTCCTTCTTCTTCCGCTGTCCCAAGCTGCCCCATGATCCCGATGCGAGAATCGGGGTGAGAAGAAACCCCCGAAACCCCAACCACACCGAGAAGATCTTCGGCTTCAATGCCATTATCGATACCGCCATCGAACTGGATCTTGGCATAGAACTGCCCGTGTCCTGCACCGTCATCGCCGGCAACGGCGAAGAGGGAAGGCACTTTATCACCAATAAAAACCAGATACTGCATCATCACGGCAAAACCTCAAAAATCCATATCGCCGACGCCAAATACGATGAGATCAACAACTATAATTTCTCCCGTTCCCGAGGAGCCATCCCCATAATCGATTATAATCCCCGCTCGGAAAACCTCTCACCTGAAACCCTTAAAACCAGAGGTTATGATCACAAAGGATGGCCTTACGCCCCCTGTGGTCTCATCACCCATCCCAACGGTTTCGATCAAAAATCTCAAAGAGCATCTTTCTCCTGCCGCCGCCAGTGTCTCCATTCAAAAGATCCGCAGATCCTCCGGTATGCCGAAATCTGCAAATACTGGATCAACTACCACGGCTACACCCGCCATATGTCCGTCAAGGACTACCCCAGGCTGATCAGCGAAGTCTTGCGCGGAACCGACCGATATCAAAAGATTAAATCCCTCCGCAGCGCTTCCGAAAGAACCAACTCCACTGCCAAGGAAGACCTCTGCATCCTGAAGAAACCCAAGATCCGTGGACTGAAAAACGCCGGTATTCTCGCCCAGTTGGCCGTCATGGCCCTGCTCCTCAAGCGCATCATCTGTTTCATCGTCAAAGTCACCCTGGCCGTGAGAAAAATCAGCAGCAACAATCCCTCCTCAAAACCCTATCTCCCCGGTCCGGACGTTCCCAGGTTTATCCTCAACCTGATCCAAAGGGAGTAGTAGCGCTATCCTCCTTCAAATCAAATGCAACCCCATCTTATCTCAACCATCGGGATTCCTTTTGCCTTTTATGTCTCACAATAAATTTACCGTCTGCACACCAAAAAACCTCTCGGTTCGTCGTCCCAACCACCATCAAAATCGTCCAGAATAACCCCGTCATCAAATCTGCAACCCCCGGCGCCAATGACCAGCCCCGGATGACCCGTGCACGGACAACGTCCTTTGCCTTGCCTGATAAGGATTGAAACGACTACTCTAAAACATTGTTCACCAACATTGTTGGTTCACTTAAGGTGTGGGGCCTCCGCCCCCATGCCCCACCACTGACAATGTCAGTGGTTTTGAGAGATAAATAAAAAAAGCTATTCCATCTATTCCCATCTATTCCCATCTATTCTATCTGTTCCTCTGCTTTCCCTTGGCGTCCATCACAATTTTATCACATCCCCATAAAGGAGTTTTAGTCCGATGATCATTTTCATCTGCTCCACAAGGCATAAACAATACAATCATTGCCGGCCCTT
This window contains:
- a CDS encoding transposase, which codes for MRNLMPFSIGSVIKKLNHIHFQISTKHQNPFPKPEAFCLSKYVYERRYIRIHPDGRIEGGLSRFVSSLGDFSFIRSLVAHKYSIAGIAYDPVSLFLLELFRHIEKYSDMKAFVEVLRDWERGRHYRLYAGINSENIPCEATFTNFKERLGEDLYNQIFHVLVEIAELLRFLSYRIIATDGTLFPTNARYKGCTWFEKECKCIEFVGIIENVRRRVLYRLNHPGRKALFKELRVKVECSSQRFTVNPKIKRPRVEILTLCLREADPEKPSIFNQIFGVKEELQKAGLDLVVKRGVFTEIILGDSAKTDSFFFRCPKLPHDPDARIGVRRNPRNPNHTEKIFGFNAIIDTAIELDLGIELPVSCTVIAGNGEEGRHFITNKNQILHHHGKTSKIHIADAKYDEINNYNFSRSRGAIPIIDYNPRSENLSPETLKTRGYDHKGWPYAPCGLITHPNGFDQKSQRASFSCRRQCLHSKDPQILRYAEICKYWINYHGYTRHMSVKDYPRLISEVLRGTDRYQKIKSLRSASERTNSTAKEDLCILKKPKIRGLKNAGILAQLAVMALLLKRIICFIVKVTLAVRKISSNNPSSKPYLPGPDVPRFILNLIQRE